The following are encoded together in the Luteitalea sp. genome:
- a CDS encoding bifunctional folylpolyglutamate synthase/dihydrofolate synthase codes for MSPFERLARLEQFGIKFGLENMRTLCAALEHPERAFRSVLVAGTNGKGSVTAMVAEALRVAGYRSARYTSPHLVHLAERYVVDGATVDEGRLASVLEHVLDIEAACRHDGRLETPATHFEVATAVGLELFRNAGVDVAVLEVGLGGRFDATNVVPAIAGVITTIDLDHTRFLGRTIAEIATEKAGIVKRGMSVVTGERKPEAVRVFEEACRAQHATLVRADEDTDARTTFTAGETDLRLRTPVADYGPLRLALRGAHQVMNAAVSVRLLETLAVRAIDVPAHAIVRALSTTRWPGRLQRLQLDGGRELILDGAHNPAGASALATWLQATFPGTRVPVVFAAMSDKDVTGMLGALKEVASQLVITEVENPRRLPAVSIAETARAVAPDLPVAIVASPGAAVERALAHGPLVCVAGSLFLVGAVLNVFGQGGQT; via the coding sequence ATGTCGCCTTTCGAACGTCTCGCACGCCTCGAGCAGTTCGGCATCAAGTTTGGCCTCGAGAACATGCGCACGCTCTGCGCGGCGCTCGAGCACCCGGAGCGGGCGTTTCGCTCCGTGCTGGTTGCCGGCACGAACGGCAAGGGCTCTGTCACGGCGATGGTCGCTGAAGCGCTCCGCGTTGCCGGCTACCGATCCGCGCGTTACACGTCTCCCCACCTCGTACATCTCGCGGAGCGTTACGTGGTCGACGGGGCAACGGTAGACGAGGGAAGGTTGGCCAGTGTCCTCGAGCACGTGCTCGATATCGAAGCCGCGTGTCGTCACGATGGCCGGCTCGAGACACCGGCGACCCACTTCGAGGTGGCCACGGCCGTCGGCCTGGAGCTGTTCCGCAACGCGGGCGTCGATGTCGCGGTCCTGGAGGTTGGATTGGGAGGCCGCTTCGATGCCACGAATGTGGTGCCAGCTATAGCGGGCGTCATCACGACCATCGATCTGGATCACACCCGATTCCTCGGCCGCACGATCGCCGAGATCGCCACCGAAAAGGCTGGCATCGTCAAGCGGGGCATGAGCGTCGTGACCGGGGAGCGCAAGCCTGAGGCTGTGCGCGTGTTCGAGGAAGCGTGCCGCGCGCAGCACGCAACGCTGGTAAGGGCCGATGAGGATACCGACGCGCGCACGACGTTCACCGCAGGCGAAACGGACCTCCGCCTCCGAACGCCGGTCGCCGACTATGGCCCTCTGCGGCTCGCGCTCCGAGGCGCGCACCAGGTCATGAATGCCGCGGTCTCGGTCCGTCTCCTCGAAACGCTTGCGGTGCGCGCCATCGACGTGCCGGCTCACGCCATCGTAAGGGCACTCTCCACGACACGCTGGCCCGGTCGCCTGCAGCGCCTCCAGCTCGATGGAGGCCGCGAGCTGATACTCGACGGCGCACACAATCCCGCGGGGGCGAGCGCACTGGCGACATGGCTCCAGGCAACGTTCCCTGGGACGCGCGTCCCCGTGGTCTTCGCCGCCATGAGCGACAAGGATGTGACCGGGATGCTCGGCGCGTTGAAGGAGGTCGCGAGCCAGCTGGTGATAACAGAAGTCGAGAATCCACGGCGCTTACCAGCCGTCAGCATCGCTGAAACGGCACGTGCGGTTGCTCCAGATCTCCCTGTCGCGATCGTGGCGTCGCCGGGAGCGGCCGTCGAGCGCGCCCTTGCACATGGCCCCCTCGTCTGCGTCGCCGGATCGCTCTTCCTGGTCGGTGCCGTTCTCAACGTCTTCGGACAAGGAGGCCAGACCTAA
- the rfbB gene encoding dTDP-glucose 4,6-dehydratase — protein MTHVLVTGGAGFIGSNFVKHILAARPDWRVTTLDKLTYAGRLENLKEAVDSPRHRFVEGDICDRDTSAPLVQDADYVVHFAAETHVDRSILSAGEFINTDVFGTFVLLEAARQAPRLKRFVQISTDEVYGSVPEGASRETDEIKPRNPYSASKAGADRLAYSYWATYQVPVIVTRASNNYGPNQFPEKVIPLFITNALDDLKVPLYGDGQNIRDWLHVRDHCAALDLLLDKSSPGEVYNIGGGNEVRNLDLTHEILALVGKPSSLIQPVTDRLGHDRRYSLDTTKIRALGWTPAQTFADGLAETVEWYKQNEWWWRPIKEQDPAFRDYYKQQYVDRGKGSRDLGI, from the coding sequence ATGACTCACGTGCTAGTCACCGGCGGTGCCGGGTTCATCGGCAGCAACTTCGTAAAGCACATCTTGGCGGCGCGCCCTGACTGGCGTGTTACCACGCTCGACAAGCTCACTTACGCAGGACGGCTCGAGAACTTGAAGGAGGCAGTGGATTCACCGCGGCACAGGTTCGTGGAGGGCGACATCTGCGACCGTGACACCAGCGCACCGCTCGTTCAGGACGCGGACTACGTGGTTCACTTCGCCGCGGAGACGCACGTGGACCGCTCGATTCTCAGCGCCGGTGAATTCATCAACACGGACGTGTTCGGCACGTTCGTCCTGCTCGAAGCGGCGCGCCAGGCTCCACGACTGAAACGCTTCGTTCAGATCTCGACCGATGAAGTGTACGGAAGCGTGCCGGAAGGGGCCAGTCGCGAGACCGACGAGATCAAGCCGCGCAATCCGTACTCGGCGAGCAAGGCGGGGGCGGACCGCCTCGCCTACAGCTATTGGGCCACCTATCAGGTACCCGTCATCGTGACGCGCGCGTCGAACAACTACGGGCCAAATCAATTCCCCGAAAAGGTGATCCCGCTCTTCATCACGAACGCGCTCGATGATCTGAAAGTGCCGCTGTACGGTGACGGTCAGAACATCCGTGACTGGCTACACGTGCGCGATCACTGCGCCGCGCTCGACCTGCTGCTCGACAAGAGCTCGCCTGGCGAGGTCTACAACATCGGAGGGGGCAACGAAGTCAGGAACCTCGATCTGACGCACGAGATCCTGGCCCTTGTCGGGAAGCCGTCGTCGCTCATCCAGCCCGTTACGGACCGCCTTGGCCACGACCGCCGCTACTCGCTCGACACCACCAAGATCCGTGCCCTCGGCTGGACACCGGCACAGACCTTTGCGGATGGCCTCGCGGAGACCGTGGAGTGGTACAAGCAGAACGAGTGGTGGTGGCGTCCCATCAAGGAACAGGACCCAGCGTTTCGCGATTACTACAAGCAGCAGTATGTGGACAGGGGCAAGGGGTCCAGGGATCTAGGGATCTAG
- a CDS encoding NAD-dependent epimerase/dehydratase family protein: MPLRPFTFAAYYPEQKVSDRPVLVTGAAGFAGSHLLDLLIRDGRPIVGWYRPGSDEPRTARDGVTWRAVELLDGKAVQRALADMSPSALYHLAGAAHQASSWQESDTALALNVRATHHLLEVLRRRSPGTRVLVTGSAAVYRPAAVPLEEDAPLAPTSPYGLSKLAQELLALRAAHDDKLEVIVTRSFNHIGPGQSPQYFASSFALQLARIEAGLEAPVISVGNLEPQRDLTDVRDTVQAYKRLMAHGRPGTTYNVCSGHAYAIGDVLGELRRHATREIEVRVDTTRLRPTDQALLVGNPARLTTDTGWRPEIPLSQTLADLLAWHRARLTQ; encoded by the coding sequence TTGCCCCTTCGACCTTTCACCTTCGCTGCGTACTACCCGGAGCAAAAAGTGTCCGACCGTCCTGTGCTCGTCACCGGTGCGGCTGGCTTCGCCGGCAGCCACCTGCTCGACCTCCTCATCCGCGACGGCCGGCCCATCGTGGGCTGGTATCGCCCCGGCAGTGACGAGCCCCGCACAGCAAGAGATGGCGTCACTTGGCGCGCCGTCGAGCTACTGGATGGAAAAGCCGTACAACGCGCGCTTGCCGACATGAGCCCGTCGGCCCTTTATCATTTGGCTGGCGCTGCCCACCAGGCGAGCTCGTGGCAGGAGAGCGACACCGCGCTTGCCCTCAACGTCCGTGCCACTCATCACCTCCTCGAGGTGCTGCGGCGACGGTCGCCTGGCACCCGAGTGCTGGTGACCGGCTCGGCAGCGGTGTATCGACCGGCGGCTGTGCCACTCGAAGAGGATGCACCGCTCGCCCCCACGAGCCCCTACGGTCTCTCGAAGCTCGCCCAGGAGCTGCTGGCGCTGCGCGCGGCACACGACGACAAGCTCGAGGTGATCGTCACCAGATCTTTCAATCACATCGGACCGGGTCAGAGCCCCCAATACTTCGCATCGAGCTTTGCGCTGCAGCTCGCGCGCATCGAAGCCGGTCTCGAAGCTCCAGTCATCTCGGTGGGCAATCTCGAACCGCAACGCGACTTGACGGATGTGCGGGACACTGTGCAAGCGTACAAGCGACTCATGGCGCACGGCCGTCCAGGCACGACCTACAACGTGTGCAGCGGTCATGCGTACGCCATCGGCGATGTCCTCGGCGAGCTTCGGCGGCACGCCACGCGCGAAATCGAGGTACGCGTCGACACAACACGGCTGCGCCCGACCGATCAGGCGCTGCTCGTCGGCAATCCGGCTCGCCTCACCACCGACACCGGCTGGCGACCTGAAATCCCCCTCTCCCAAACACTTGCCGATCTCCTCGCCTGGCATCGGGCGCGGCTCACGCAGTGA
- a CDS encoding protein kinase produces MTLDPKALLDSVAEAVSDGQAVDWSAVDSRTSSQKTRHLLRQLRLIAEIAGVHRDAPVDGQGRNEAEIDLTSSAGPTPHAGPLPARTLLPRKTWAHLQLREVLGHGAYGVVFRAWDSRLDREVALKLIPDLADRSYAEGVIQEARLMARINHPSVVTIYGAARMDGFVGLWMELVEGQTLEAGLRQRGRLSAREAALVGLDVCEALAAVHGAGLLHRDIKAQNVMRDRRDGRIVLMDFGAGRERPLPGGVEVADLAGTPLYMAPELFRGAAASVQSDVYSVGVMLFRLVTGKAPIAARSIDDVRQAHETGAARRLRDERSNLPAGFVHIVERALSADAAKRFGSVGELELALTGFISGGQGRARPATTRTRWYDAPRWLWLAGVLVLLVLLTFAWRALRGPARGDIGPLPRIAFTVYPPPGGEFDSLAISPDGTRLAFESQGRLWIRALSGVQATEVHNSSGGVDPFWSPDNRYIAFFKSGRLWKAPANGGEPVVLCDAPRALGGSWGPSNAIVFAGQLGETIYRVPAYGGAPQALRTAGANGLDELRWPVVLPSGRGFIYSAQKEGGAQRAIYFARFDSTTDQALVDSDANAHATDDTLFYLKQGVLYAHPLDIERGRLTGAPTQIGHRLDPSPYQQFHAEYSVSPKGVVAYRGGRQVDRELRIVDRTGRTARVLGGPGEFRDIALSHDGTRLAYEERDAAAGTTDIWVVHIESGGRTQITWGPDDETCPIWSPDDRQLLFVAHGEGRARLLRKTADGNGAATEMFEFRAEAQPFHVSSDGRWLAFQQLGHETSWDIHLLDLLAGPAPAALRQAQGDPDPSTLQQAQGRQTLFHRTSHADDEPRFSPDGQFLAYSSRDSGDRFVFFEEVDRTTGQRWRVSPSYGRQPQWRADGQELYYHGADRMLMAAPIDLSGETPRVGSPTPLFELAFRGWDLRYHYAAFPDGQQFVLNAPREGSLPLPVTVVLNWEGR; encoded by the coding sequence GTGACACTCGACCCGAAAGCCCTGCTCGACTCGGTGGCCGAAGCCGTCTCCGACGGCCAGGCCGTCGACTGGTCCGCCGTCGATTCCCGCACCAGCAGCCAGAAGACGCGCCATCTCCTCCGCCAGCTTCGGCTGATTGCCGAGATTGCCGGCGTCCATCGCGACGCGCCTGTGGATGGCCAGGGTCGCAACGAGGCGGAGATCGACCTGACCTCGTCGGCGGGCCCGACGCCGCACGCCGGTCCACTCCCGGCTAGAACCCTGCTGCCGCGCAAGACATGGGCGCATCTCCAGCTGCGCGAGGTGCTCGGCCACGGGGCCTACGGCGTGGTGTTTCGCGCCTGGGACTCCCGCCTGGATCGAGAGGTCGCGCTGAAGTTGATCCCCGATCTTGCGGATCGGAGCTACGCGGAGGGTGTCATCCAGGAAGCCCGGTTGATGGCGCGTATCAACCATCCCAGTGTGGTCACCATTTACGGGGCGGCGCGCATGGACGGGTTCGTCGGTCTGTGGATGGAGCTGGTGGAAGGCCAGACACTCGAAGCGGGCCTTCGGCAGCGCGGCCGGCTGAGCGCGCGCGAGGCGGCCCTCGTGGGCCTCGACGTGTGCGAGGCGCTGGCCGCTGTCCATGGCGCTGGGCTGTTGCACCGGGACATCAAGGCGCAAAACGTCATGCGCGACAGGCGCGATGGCCGCATCGTCTTGATGGACTTCGGCGCAGGGCGCGAGCGGCCGCTACCAGGCGGCGTCGAGGTAGCGGATCTCGCCGGCACGCCGTTGTACATGGCGCCCGAGCTCTTTCGTGGCGCTGCCGCGTCAGTGCAGAGCGACGTCTACAGCGTCGGCGTGATGCTCTTCCGCCTTGTGACCGGCAAGGCCCCAATCGCGGCGCGATCGATCGATGACGTGCGGCAGGCGCATGAGACGGGTGCGGCCAGGCGCCTGCGCGACGAACGCTCCAACCTGCCCGCAGGGTTCGTTCACATCGTCGAGCGCGCCCTTTCCGCAGACGCTGCGAAGCGCTTCGGAAGCGTGGGTGAGCTCGAGCTCGCCCTGACGGGCTTCATCAGCGGCGGGCAAGGCCGCGCGCGACCGGCCACGACGCGTACGCGCTGGTACGACGCGCCGCGCTGGCTGTGGCTGGCGGGCGTGCTGGTCCTCCTGGTGCTCCTCACGTTCGCCTGGCGCGCCCTCCGCGGGCCTGCGCGCGGTGACATTGGTCCGTTGCCGCGAATCGCGTTTACGGTCTATCCGCCCCCTGGTGGCGAGTTCGATAGCCTCGCGATCTCACCGGACGGTACGCGGCTCGCGTTCGAGAGTCAGGGGCGGCTTTGGATACGCGCCCTGAGCGGCGTGCAGGCGACCGAGGTTCACAACTCCAGTGGCGGTGTCGATCCGTTCTGGTCGCCCGATAACCGGTACATCGCGTTCTTCAAGTCGGGGCGGCTGTGGAAGGCTCCTGCCAACGGCGGAGAGCCGGTCGTTCTGTGCGACGCACCGCGCGCGCTCGGCGGCTCATGGGGACCCAGCAACGCGATTGTGTTCGCTGGTCAGCTCGGCGAGACAATCTATCGCGTCCCGGCGTACGGCGGCGCTCCACAGGCGCTCCGGACCGCCGGTGCGAATGGACTCGATGAGCTCAGGTGGCCGGTCGTGCTGCCATCGGGACGTGGCTTCATCTACTCTGCGCAAAAGGAAGGCGGGGCCCAGCGGGCCATCTACTTCGCGCGCTTCGACAGCACGACCGATCAGGCCCTCGTCGACAGCGACGCGAACGCCCATGCGACCGACGACACCCTGTTTTACTTGAAGCAGGGTGTGCTTTACGCGCACCCGCTCGATATCGAGCGCGGGCGGCTCACCGGAGCGCCCACCCAGATCGGCCACCGTCTCGATCCGAGCCCGTACCAGCAATTTCACGCTGAGTACTCGGTATCGCCCAAAGGCGTCGTCGCGTATCGCGGCGGCCGCCAAGTGGATCGCGAGCTCCGCATTGTCGATCGGACCGGTCGCACCGCCCGCGTCCTCGGTGGGCCGGGGGAATTCCGCGACATTGCGCTCTCGCATGATGGTACCCGGCTCGCGTACGAAGAGCGCGATGCCGCCGCCGGCACGACCGACATCTGGGTCGTCCACATCGAGAGCGGCGGCCGCACACAAATCACGTGGGGGCCGGACGATGAGACCTGCCCGATATGGTCTCCGGACGATCGGCAGCTGCTGTTTGTCGCCCATGGTGAGGGACGCGCACGACTGTTGCGGAAGACCGCCGACGGCAATGGGGCGGCGACGGAGATGTTCGAGTTTCGGGCCGAGGCGCAGCCCTTCCACGTGTCCTCCGATGGTCGATGGTTGGCGTTCCAGCAACTCGGGCACGAGACATCCTGGGATATCCACTTACTCGACCTGCTGGCCGGGCCTGCGCCTGCCGCCCTTCGGCAAGCTCAGGGCGACCCTGACCCTTCGACCCTTCAGCAAGCTCAGGGTCGCCAGACCCTCTTCCATCGCACCTCGCACGCGGACGATGAGCCGAGATTTTCGCCGGATGGCCAATTCCTGGCCTACTCATCGCGCGACTCGGGAGATCGCTTCGTCTTCTTCGAGGAGGTCGATCGCACCACTGGCCAACGCTGGCGCGTCTCTCCGTCATACGGCCGCCAGCCGCAGTGGCGCGCAGATGGGCAGGAGCTCTATTACCACGGCGCGGACCGGATGCTCATGGCGGCGCCGATTGATCTCTCCGGCGAGACGCCCCGCGTGGGATCGCCAACGCCCCTCTTCGAGCTCGCGTTCCGTGGATGGGACCTTCGGTACCATTACGCCGCGTTTCCCGACGGCCAGCAGTTCGTGCTCAACGCACCGCGCGAGGGCTCGCTGCCGCTTCCGGTGACGGTCGTCCTCAACTGGGAGGGGCGGTAA